A genome region from Setaria italica strain Yugu1 chromosome III, Setaria_italica_v2.0, whole genome shotgun sequence includes the following:
- the LOC101758353 gene encoding uncharacterized protein LOC101758353, which produces MVTMSADTRAGAAAVAVLLFVAVAAAAGVVAAAPRRILVDTDMDTDDVLALLYILKHNRSEFDVKAITINANEWSDAGHAVNHVYDILYMMGRDDIAVGVGGDGGISGAGDIRPNVGGYLPLIDQGMSTAGGCRYRQAIPPGRGGRLDIDTNSGVRRGFLPQGPRGYRPLRQPTAQRVMADTLSAGPTSVLLLGAHTNLALLLMTHPHLRRNVERIYVSGGAVRVAGNLFTATAANPFAEFNFFGDPFAAYQVLHSGVPVTLVPLDATNTVPVTEEFYSEFRRRQSTYEAQYGFQSLDQVLARRRRRSDSHNNTGYYMWDSFAAGVALSSMRHGETNGGGNEFAELEYMNITVVTSNEPYGARDGSNPFFDGRTKPKFGLQEGGVHSGHVQTGIRDAFCLVPGSNRGRCEDGYTTEVSGPEAVQVYVATTAKPNTNKSSLLDKEFCKSFLEVLNLPKNTGRFNISTQFPYYREVLYKPDFRNVSRGKPVIFDMDMSPGDFVSLIYLLKEPREVLDLKGVLINGNGWANSASIDIVYDVLHMMGRDDIPVGLGNTNALGNPTLGCKNSYAIPHGSGGFVDSDTLYGLARSLPRSPRRYMSDNLDHPERRQAHAYDVWQSVRKQLGPGEKITVLTSGPLTNLANISLSDMDASSVIERVYVVGGHIRDSDHDKGNVFTVPSNRYAEFNMFLDPLAAKTVLESRLDITLIPLNVQRKVASFEDVLAALEQRTQHTPESRFVHGLISMLQELQRKQKLYHHMDIFLGEVLGAVYMVQGSDLEPSVEAKAVSIVANTTESTDGQILVRRKSANVLKILYNLNNGVYYNHLANSLVNNKQSAIVGSFEEQKAIWSRPQKQFMADITKDMK; this is translated from the exons ATGGTGACGATGAGCGCCGACACAAGGGCCGgtgcggcggccgtggccgtgTTGCTGTTCGTCGCGgtagcggccgccgccggtgtcgtcgcggcggcgccgcggcggatcCTGGTGGACACGGACATGGACACGGACGACGTGCTGGCGCTGCTCTACATCCTCAAGCACAACCGCTCCGAGTTCGACGTCAAG GCCATTACCATCAACGCCAACGAGTGGAGCGACGCCGGGCACGCCGTCAACCACGTCTACGACATCCTATACATGATGGGCCGCGACGAcatcgccgtcggcgtcggcggcgacggcgggatATCCGGCGCCGGCGACATACGCcccaacgtcggcggctaccTGCCACTCATCGATCAG GGCATGTCCACGGCCGGCGGCTGCCGCTACCGGCAGGCCATCCCGccggggcgcggcgggcggcttgACATCGACACCAACTCCGGCGTCCGAAGGGGCTTCCTCCCGCAGGGTCCCCGGGGGTACCGGCCGCTCCGGCAGCCCACGGCGCAGCGGGTGATGGCGGACACGCTCTCCGCCGGCCCGACGTCtgtgctcctcctcggcgcgCACACCaacctcgcgctcctcctcatGACGCACCCGCACTTGAGGCGGAACGTGGAGCGCATCTACGTCTCCGGCGGCGCCGTGCGGGTCGCCGGCAACCTcttcaccgccaccgccgccaaccCGTTCGCCGAGTTCAACTTCTTCGGCGACCCCTTCGCCGCGTACCAGGTGCTCCACTCGGGCGTGCCCGTCACGCTGGTCCCTCTCGACGCCACGAACACGGTGCCCGTGACGGAGGAGTTCTACTCCGAGTTCCGGCGGCGCCAGAGCACGTACGAGGCGCAGTACGGCTTCCAGTCGCTGGACCAGGTCCTGGCGCGGCGCAGGAGGCGCTCCGACAGTCATAACAACACG GGCTACTACATGTGGGActccttcgccgccggcgtggctcTCTCCAGCATGCGCCATGGTGAGAccaacggcggcggcaatgAATTCGCCGAGCTTGAGTACATGAACATCACCGTGGTAACCTCCAACGAACCGTACGGCGCGCGTGACGGCTCCAACCCTTTCTTTGATGGCCGAACTAAACCCAAGTTTGGGCTGCAAGAGGGCGGAGTTCACAGTGGGCATGTTCAGACTGGGATCAGAGATGCCTTCTGCCTGGTGCCGGGAAGCAACAGAGGAAGATGTGAG GATGGATACACTACGGAAGTGTCCGGTCCAGAAGCAGTGCAGGTATATGTCGCAACAACCGCGAAGCCAAACACCAATAAAAGTAGCTTACTGGATAAGGAATTTTGCAAGAGCTTCCTAGAG GTTCTAAATCTCCCTAAAAACACTGGCCGTTTCAACATAAGTACACAATTTCCATATTACAGAGAGGTTCTCTACAAGCCGGATTTCAGGAATGTGAGCAGGGGTAAGCCAGTCATTTTTGACATGGACATGAGTCCTGGAGATTTTGTGTCCCTCATATACCTCTTGAAGGAACCGAGAGAAGTACTTGATCTAAAG GGTGTTTTGATCAATGGCAATGGCTGGGCTAATAGCGCGAGCATCGATATCGTTTACGACGTGCTACATATGATGGGCCGTGACGATATTCCAGTCGGTCTTGGAAATACCAATGCATTGGGCAATCCAACCCTTGGTTGCAAAAATTCCTATGCCATTCCCCACGGCAGCGGTGGATTTGTTGATTCAGACACATTGTATGGATTGGCTCGGTCACTGCCAAGAAGTCCTAGAAG GTACATGTCTGACAACTTGGATCATCCGGAACGCCGGCAGGCACATGCTTATGATGTTTGGCAGTCAGTCAGGAAGCAACTTGGTCCAGGTGAGAAAATCACGGTTCTTACCAGTGGACCTCTCACCAATCTGGCCAACATTTCACTATCTGACATGGATGCAAGCTCTGTGATAGAG AGAGTTTATGTCGTCGGGGGACACATCAGAGATAGCGATCATGACAAGGGAAATGTGTTCACTGTCCCATCGAACAGATATGCAGAGTTTAACATGTTCCTTGATCCACTGGCGGCAAAAACAGTCCTAGAATCCAGACTGGATATCACACTCATTCCTCTTAACGTGCAACGGAAGGTTGCTTCATTCGAGGATGTCCTTGCAGCTTTGGAGCAACGCACGCAGCATACTCCCGAATCAAGGTTTGTTCATGGTTTGATCTCGATGCTACAGGAACTTCAGAGGAAACAGAAATTGTATCACCACATG GACATATTTCTGGGAGAAGTTCTTGGTGCAGTTTACATGGTCCAAGGATCTGACTTGGAACCCTCTGTGGAAGCAAAGGCAGTAAGCATTGTTGCCAACACAACCGAAAGCACGGATGGGCAGATTTTGGTCAGGAGAAAGAGTGCAAACGTACTCAAGATACTGTATAATTTAAACAATGGAGTATACTACAACCATTTGGCAAATTCGTTGGTAAACAATAAACAATCTGCCATTGTTGGGAGCTTTGAAGAGCAAAAAGCAATTTGGAGCAGGCCGCAAAAACAATTCATGGCGGACATAACAAAGGATATGAAATAA